The following are encoded in a window of Amycolatopsis lexingtonensis genomic DNA:
- a CDS encoding response regulator, with translation MIRVLVVEDEPVAAEAHRVYVERLPGFSVAGVVHSGGEALRFCEREPVDLVLLDFYLPDTHGLAVCRSLRAAGLPIDVIAVTSARDLGLVKAAVSVGVVQYLLKPFTFATLREKLERYAEFRDASGEVTGQAEIDRALGALRTTEQPPLPKGMSVQTLEAIQDALSGAAEGLSAGAAASAIGASRVTARRYLEYLADNGMAHREPHYGQVGRPEVWYRLTRV, from the coding sequence GTGATCCGCGTGCTGGTGGTGGAGGACGAGCCGGTCGCGGCCGAGGCGCACCGCGTGTACGTCGAGCGGCTCCCCGGCTTTTCGGTCGCCGGCGTCGTCCATTCCGGCGGCGAAGCCCTGCGGTTCTGCGAACGCGAGCCGGTCGACCTCGTGCTGCTGGACTTCTACCTCCCCGACACGCACGGCCTGGCGGTGTGCCGTTCCCTGCGCGCAGCCGGGCTCCCGATCGACGTCATCGCCGTGACGTCGGCGCGGGACCTCGGGCTGGTGAAGGCGGCGGTGTCGGTCGGAGTGGTGCAGTACCTGCTCAAGCCGTTCACGTTCGCGACCCTGCGCGAGAAGCTGGAGCGCTACGCGGAGTTCCGCGACGCGTCCGGCGAGGTGACCGGCCAGGCCGAGATCGACCGCGCGCTCGGCGCGTTGCGCACGACCGAGCAGCCGCCGCTGCCCAAGGGGATGAGCGTCCAGACCCTGGAAGCCATCCAGGACGCGCTTTCCGGAGCGGCGGAAGGCCTGTCGGCGGGAGCGGCGGCTTCGGCGATCGGTGCTTCGCGGGTGACGGCCCGCAGGTACCTGGAGTACTTGGCGGACAACGGGATGGCCCACCGCGAACCCCACTACGGCCAGGTCGGCCGGCCGGAGGTCTGGTACCGGCTGACTCGCGTATAA
- a CDS encoding M64 family metallopeptidase, with amino-acid sequence MRKWAGIFAALLIAAGAATPAQAEEPAGTVTDVQVTGPVSQRFNLVVLGDGYTAAEQPKFFADVQRHVSTLWSLEPFKSYRSYFNVFAVSIASPESGVDCDPSLDAPKKNTPLDMGFWGGCNAQSVQRLLTVDDAAAQRYADLVPGTTPANRQILALGNSSTYGGAGGSYATASGGNALSALISPHELGHSLGGLDDEYDYYARAVPGGAYEGGEPSSIHHTLLTEKEMRDQHAKWWRWLGEPSEAGGSIGRFEGGLYTQTGVWRPSAHSMMKTLGYAFDQVGRERMTQRISAKVPLVSGGTPAGTIGADRVVWLRTMHPVSHRLDVRWTLDGRPLRGSEALDLRQAHVKPGKHTLTATVTDPTPFVRDPAVRPSATRTWTVDTSVVTPPASGPSVVASTPTAQPVGGHDVVYVETGEPTGSIPPVRWSLDGKPAGSGADFALAETRGAHTLTATTGGTTLTWTVDATGPATTAEAPAGEVVHGSFTMRLTPSDGMAEFRVDGDGWHKYYGWPTDPNAPYLFTPRGTDIDGLAYGNLGSGGLTVSPFATRTPGYGRHRIEYRSIDAAGNTGPTRSFEVTLLP; translated from the coding sequence ATGCGGAAGTGGGCCGGGATCTTCGCCGCACTGCTGATCGCCGCCGGAGCCGCCACGCCGGCGCAAGCCGAAGAACCCGCCGGCACCGTCACCGACGTCCAGGTGACCGGGCCGGTCTCGCAGCGGTTCAACCTCGTCGTCCTCGGGGACGGCTACACCGCGGCCGAACAGCCCAAGTTCTTCGCCGACGTCCAGCGGCACGTCAGCACGCTCTGGTCGCTCGAGCCGTTCAAGTCCTACCGCAGTTATTTCAACGTCTTCGCGGTGTCGATCGCCTCGCCCGAGTCCGGTGTGGACTGTGACCCCTCACTCGACGCGCCGAAGAAGAACACCCCGCTGGACATGGGTTTCTGGGGCGGCTGCAACGCACAGAGCGTGCAGCGCCTGCTCACCGTCGACGACGCCGCGGCGCAGCGGTACGCCGACCTCGTGCCCGGCACCACCCCGGCGAACCGGCAGATCCTGGCGCTCGGCAACAGCAGCACCTACGGCGGCGCGGGCGGTTCGTACGCGACGGCGTCGGGCGGGAACGCGTTGTCCGCGCTCATCTCGCCGCACGAACTCGGGCACTCGCTCGGCGGCCTCGACGACGAATACGACTACTACGCGCGCGCGGTTCCCGGTGGCGCCTACGAAGGCGGCGAGCCGTCCTCGATCCACCACACCCTGCTGACCGAAAAGGAGATGCGCGACCAGCACGCGAAGTGGTGGCGCTGGCTCGGCGAGCCGAGCGAGGCCGGCGGCTCGATCGGCCGCTTCGAAGGCGGCCTGTACACGCAGACCGGCGTGTGGCGGCCGAGCGCGCACTCGATGATGAAGACCCTCGGCTACGCCTTCGACCAGGTCGGCCGCGAGCGGATGACGCAGCGGATCTCGGCGAAGGTCCCGCTCGTCAGCGGCGGCACGCCGGCCGGGACGATCGGCGCCGACCGGGTCGTGTGGCTGCGGACGATGCACCCGGTGAGCCACCGCCTGGACGTCCGCTGGACCCTCGACGGCCGTCCGCTGCGTGGTTCCGAGGCCCTCGACCTGCGGCAGGCACACGTGAAGCCGGGCAAGCACACCCTGACGGCGACGGTGACCGACCCGACGCCGTTCGTCCGCGACCCGGCGGTCCGGCCGTCGGCCACGCGCACCTGGACGGTGGACACCTCGGTGGTGACGCCGCCCGCGAGCGGCCCGTCCGTCGTGGCGTCGACCCCGACCGCGCAGCCGGTGGGCGGGCACGACGTCGTCTACGTCGAGACGGGGGAGCCGACGGGGTCGATCCCGCCGGTCCGCTGGAGCCTCGACGGAAAGCCGGCCGGGAGCGGTGCAGACTTCGCCCTCGCGGAGACGCGCGGCGCGCACACGTTGACGGCGACGACCGGCGGCACGACGCTGACCTGGACGGTGGACGCGACGGGCCCGGCCACGACGGCCGAGGCACCGGCGGGCGAGGTGGTCCACGGCTCGTTCACGATGCGCCTGACGCCGTCGGACGGGATGGCGGAGTTCCGCGTGGACGGCGACGGCTGGCACAAGTACTACGGCTGGCCGACGGACCCCAACGCGCCGTACCTGTTCACCCCGCGCGGCACCGACATCGACGGCCTGGCGTACGGCAACCTCGGCTCCGGCGGCCTGACGGTGTCCCCGTTCGCGACGCGGACGCCGGGGTACGGCCGGCACCGCATCGAGTACCGGTCCATCGACGCGGCGGGCAACACCGGCCCGACGCGCTCGTTCGAGGTGACGCTGCTGCCCTGA
- a CDS encoding beta-N-acetylhexosaminidase: protein MSSFDTLLPRPVSVTPAEGSCPWPSPVDVRSASLPPEGYRLEISPSGVVLSCADAAGEFYGRQTLRQLAGPDAFRAASLETGLSLPCGVVEDHPRFGWRGCLLDVARHFRTKAEVLRFVDLLAAHKLNVLNLHLTDDQGWRFDVPEYPKLTSVGGWRPSSMTGSGGAQDGRPHGGFYTGDDLREIVAYAAARAITVVPEIDIPGHARAALAAYPALGTESSYEIWTSWGISTSLLSPSESTLDFFRTVFDHLLEIFPSPVIALGGDETPGATDEHRAFVRLLAEHLAARGRTPMGWDEVLDIGGLPPMVIGSWRNEAAGLRAAEAGHDVVMCPEQHVYLDHRQAEHPDEPIPVGMVHTLADVYAYEPALTGPRLRGVQAQVWSEHLDSVRRVDYMAFPRLSAFAEVAWSSGARDYAEFLPRLRDHHLPRLDALGVEYRPLAGPHPWQTRPGVPGRPR, encoded by the coding sequence ATGTCTTCGTTCGACACCCTGCTCCCCCGGCCGGTTTCGGTGACGCCCGCCGAGGGGTCGTGCCCCTGGCCGTCCCCTGTGGACGTTCGTTCCGCTTCGCTGCCGCCGGAGGGGTACCGGCTGGAGATCTCGCCGTCCGGCGTGGTGCTGTCCTGCGCCGACGCGGCCGGGGAGTTCTACGGGCGGCAGACGTTGCGCCAGCTCGCGGGCCCGGACGCGTTCCGGGCCGCTTCGCTCGAAACCGGGCTTTCCCTGCCGTGCGGCGTGGTGGAAGACCACCCGCGGTTCGGCTGGCGCGGCTGCCTGCTCGACGTCGCCCGGCACTTCCGGACCAAGGCCGAGGTCCTCCGGTTCGTCGACCTGCTGGCCGCGCACAAGCTGAACGTGCTGAACCTGCACCTCACCGACGACCAGGGCTGGCGCTTCGACGTCCCGGAGTACCCGAAGCTGACGTCGGTGGGCGGCTGGCGGCCGTCGTCGATGACGGGCAGCGGGGGCGCGCAGGACGGCCGCCCGCACGGTGGTTTCTACACCGGCGACGACCTGCGGGAGATCGTCGCCTACGCGGCCGCGCGGGCCATCACGGTGGTGCCGGAGATCGACATCCCGGGCCACGCGCGGGCGGCCCTGGCCGCTTATCCCGCGCTGGGCACCGAGTCTTCGTACGAAATCTGGACGTCTTGGGGCATCAGCACTTCGCTGCTCTCGCCATCCGAGTCCACTTTGGACTTCTTCCGCACGGTGTTCGACCACCTGCTGGAGATCTTCCCGTCGCCGGTGATCGCGCTGGGCGGCGACGAGACGCCGGGCGCGACCGACGAGCACCGCGCGTTCGTCCGCCTGCTGGCCGAGCACCTGGCGGCGCGCGGCCGGACGCCGATGGGCTGGGACGAGGTCCTCGACATCGGCGGCCTCCCCCCGATGGTGATCGGCTCGTGGCGGAACGAGGCCGCCGGCCTGCGGGCGGCCGAGGCCGGCCACGACGTCGTCATGTGCCCGGAGCAGCACGTCTACCTCGACCACCGCCAGGCCGAGCACCCGGACGAGCCGATCCCGGTCGGCATGGTGCACACGCTGGCGGACGTCTACGCGTACGAGCCGGCGCTCACCGGCCCGCGGCTGCGCGGCGTACAGGCGCAGGTGTGGAGCGAACACCTCGACAGCGTCCGGCGCGTCGACTACATGGCGTTCCCGCGGCTGTCGGCGTTCGCGGAGGTCGCGTGGAGCAGTGGCGCGCGGGACTACGCGGAGTTCCTGCCGCGGTTGCGCGACCACCACCTCCCGCGACTGGACGCGCTCGGCGTCGAGTACCGGCCGCTGGCGGGACCGCACCCGTGGCAGACCCGGCCGGGCGTACCGGGCCGGCCACGCTGA
- a CDS encoding carbohydrate ABC transporter permease: MALAVRRPGRLIAEAVTIVIAGLVAFPLYWMLLSAVKPPGEIQSATPKPWTFSPSFDSFSRVLTVSGFGRFFLNSLLVALVVVALSLLLSFLSAVALTRFSFKGRTVLLVMTLVAQMVPVEALTIPLFFLMRQIGGAVPAFGLNELGSLVLVHLAFSLPFAIWMLRGFVAAVPVELEEAAKLDGASRMRFTWQILFPLVAPGLVAVSVLAFIHAWNDFLFAKTFIISKTENQTLPQAILVFFKPEDTDWGAVMASSTLMTIPVLVFFVLVQRRLVSGMAGAVKG; the protein is encoded by the coding sequence ATGGCTCTAGCCGTTCGCCGCCCCGGCCGGCTGATCGCCGAGGCCGTCACGATCGTCATCGCCGGGCTGGTCGCCTTCCCGCTGTACTGGATGCTGCTCTCGGCGGTGAAGCCGCCGGGTGAGATCCAGTCGGCGACCCCCAAGCCGTGGACGTTCAGCCCGTCGTTCGACAGCTTTTCGCGCGTGCTCACGGTTTCCGGCTTCGGGCGCTTCTTCCTCAACAGCCTGCTGGTGGCCCTGGTCGTCGTGGCGCTGTCGCTGCTGCTGTCGTTCCTTTCGGCGGTCGCGCTGACGCGGTTCTCGTTCAAGGGCCGGACCGTGCTGCTGGTGATGACGCTGGTCGCGCAGATGGTGCCGGTGGAGGCGCTGACCATCCCGCTGTTCTTCCTGATGCGCCAGATCGGCGGCGCGGTGCCGGCGTTCGGGCTCAACGAGCTGGGCTCGCTGGTGCTGGTGCACCTGGCGTTCAGCCTGCCGTTCGCGATCTGGATGCTGCGCGGGTTCGTCGCCGCGGTACCGGTGGAACTGGAAGAAGCGGCGAAGCTCGACGGCGCGTCGCGGATGCGGTTCACCTGGCAGATCCTGTTCCCCTTGGTGGCGCCCGGACTGGTCGCGGTGAGCGTGCTCGCGTTCATCCACGCCTGGAACGACTTCCTGTTCGCCAAGACGTTCATCATCTCCAAGACCGAGAACCAGACGCTGCCGCAGGCGATCCTGGTGTTCTTCAAGCCGGAGGACACCGACTGGGGCGCGGTGATGGCGTCCTCGACGTTGATGACCATCCCGGTGCTCGTGTTCTTCGTCCTCGTCCAGCGACGGCTGGTGTCCGGCATGGCCGGCGCCGTGAAGGGCTGA
- a CDS encoding carbohydrate ABC transporter permease has product MVTVQEAPSVTAPARRPRRRGDGRAAALYLAPAGILLAAMLAYPIYQLVLISFYDYGQPQAAGNAPLVFLGFANYADLLSQAQFWTVLGKTVGFAAACVAGSLIVGTGLAVLASRVRSLPRSLLFLAALGAWSTPAIAGSYVWLFLFDTDFGLVNEVLTGLGLPFEHHSWTFGTLGAFGLVAAEVVWCSFPFVLVTMYAGIKGVPDEVLEAASLDGASVWRTSWSIVLPMVRPLLMIATVQSIIWDFKVFTQIYVMTNGGGVAGRNLVLNVYAYQQAFAGQEYGLGSAIGVVMTLLLLSITGLYVRSQRRSAAWL; this is encoded by the coding sequence GTGGTGACCGTCCAAGAAGCCCCCTCCGTCACGGCCCCCGCGAGGCGGCCGAGGCGGCGGGGGGACGGGCGGGCCGCGGCGCTCTACCTCGCCCCGGCGGGCATCCTGCTCGCCGCGATGCTGGCCTACCCGATCTACCAGCTGGTCCTGATCTCGTTCTACGACTACGGCCAGCCGCAGGCCGCGGGCAACGCGCCACTGGTGTTCCTCGGTTTCGCGAACTACGCCGACCTGTTGTCCCAGGCGCAGTTCTGGACCGTGCTCGGCAAGACGGTCGGGTTCGCCGCGGCCTGCGTCGCCGGCTCGCTCATCGTCGGCACCGGGCTCGCGGTGCTGGCTTCGCGGGTGCGCTCGCTGCCCCGGTCGCTGCTGTTCCTGGCCGCACTCGGCGCGTGGTCGACCCCGGCGATCGCGGGCTCCTACGTCTGGCTGTTCCTCTTCGACACCGACTTCGGCCTGGTCAACGAGGTGCTGACCGGGCTCGGGCTGCCGTTCGAGCACCACTCGTGGACGTTCGGCACGCTCGGCGCGTTCGGCCTGGTCGCCGCCGAGGTCGTCTGGTGCTCGTTCCCGTTCGTGCTGGTCACGATGTACGCGGGGATCAAGGGCGTGCCGGACGAGGTCCTCGAGGCCGCGTCGCTCGACGGCGCGTCGGTGTGGCGCACGAGCTGGTCGATCGTGCTGCCGATGGTGCGGCCGCTGCTCATGATCGCGACCGTCCAGTCGATCATCTGGGACTTCAAGGTGTTCACCCAGATCTACGTGATGACCAACGGCGGCGGCGTGGCCGGGCGCAACCTCGTGCTCAACGTCTACGCCTACCAACAGGCTTTCGCCGGGCAGGAATACGGCCTCGGCTCGGCGATCGGAGTCGTGATGACGCTGTTGCTGCTGTCGATCACCGGGCTGTACGTCCGGTCGCAGCGCCGGAGCGCGGCATGGCTCTAG
- a CDS encoding extracellular solute-binding protein — MRLRRTLPFFAGLALLAGCAPTQSAPAGSGGDDKTGTVRVWLFDEANRAPKEAAVKEAITEFKAAHQGVEIDVQWVPVEGRADKFSGAFNDPNNAPDAAEFGNTDVSSYAATGALADLSGDLASWSEGKDLIPTVLDTAKSGGKTYGLPWYTGIRALYYRTDVFTELGLKPPATLSELADTARRIRAAKPDLYGIAVGGKYTYAMLPFLWANGGELAKDNGGTWKSAVAGEQAKAGVTQYASLLKDDVCPPAQCANLTGTQSVTAFAGGKAGMTIGGDFNRKAVEQGAAKVKYAVVPLPGATPGKIAPAFAGGNLLGVFNASKHRSLALEFIELLGGAKYQEKMYTAMGNLPTLSSVQQKLAANDPFLKPFVDTLKSGTKFVPATPAWSKIDSQNVLPTAVQQIATGGKDPAAALADAAAAMDKAFG; from the coding sequence ATGAGACTGCGCCGCACCCTGCCCTTTTTTGCCGGGCTGGCCCTGCTGGCCGGCTGCGCGCCCACCCAGTCCGCGCCCGCGGGCAGTGGCGGGGACGACAAGACCGGCACCGTCCGCGTCTGGCTGTTCGACGAGGCCAACCGCGCGCCGAAGGAGGCCGCGGTCAAGGAGGCCATCACCGAGTTCAAGGCCGCGCACCAAGGCGTCGAGATCGACGTCCAGTGGGTGCCGGTCGAAGGCCGCGCCGACAAGTTCTCCGGCGCCTTCAACGACCCGAACAACGCCCCGGACGCCGCGGAGTTCGGCAACACCGACGTCTCCAGCTACGCCGCCACCGGCGCGCTGGCCGACCTCAGCGGCGACCTGGCGTCGTGGAGCGAGGGCAAGGACCTCATCCCGACCGTGCTCGACACCGCGAAGTCGGGCGGCAAGACCTACGGCCTGCCCTGGTACACCGGCATCCGCGCGTTGTACTACCGCACGGACGTCTTCACCGAGCTGGGCCTGAAGCCGCCCGCGACGCTGTCCGAACTGGCCGACACCGCCCGCCGGATCCGCGCCGCCAAGCCGGACCTCTACGGCATCGCCGTCGGCGGCAAGTACACCTACGCGATGCTGCCCTTCCTCTGGGCCAACGGCGGCGAGCTGGCGAAGGACAACGGCGGCACGTGGAAGTCGGCCGTCGCCGGCGAGCAGGCCAAGGCCGGCGTCACGCAGTACGCGTCGCTGCTCAAGGACGACGTCTGCCCGCCCGCGCAGTGCGCGAACCTCACCGGCACGCAGAGCGTCACGGCGTTCGCCGGCGGCAAGGCCGGGATGACGATCGGCGGCGACTTCAACCGCAAGGCCGTCGAGCAGGGCGCGGCGAAGGTCAAGTACGCGGTCGTCCCGCTGCCGGGCGCTACCCCGGGCAAGATCGCCCCCGCGTTCGCCGGCGGCAACCTGCTGGGCGTCTTCAACGCGAGCAAGCACCGCAGCCTGGCGCTGGAGTTCATCGAGCTGCTCGGCGGCGCGAAGTACCAGGAGAAGATGTACACCGCGATGGGGAACCTGCCGACGTTGAGCAGCGTGCAGCAGAAGCTCGCCGCGAACGACCCGTTCCTCAAGCCGTTCGTCGACACGCTGAAGTCCGGCACGAAGTTCGTCCCGGCGACGCCGGCGTGGTCGAAGATCGACAGCCAGAACGTCCTCCCGACCGCCGTGCAGCAGATCGCGACCGGCGGCAAGGACCCGGCGGCGGCGCTCGCCGACGCCGCGGCCGCCATGGACAAGGCCTTCGGCTAG
- a CDS encoding lactonase family protein: MTGLSRRTFLGAAAGASAATVLGAQFASAATTSKGCIVGGTAYIGSYTSGATGHGLDVSSRTGATLGPVRTIPGITDTSWFDRSSDGKTLYVTNEGDPAGYVSALNVADAAHPKLLNKVSSKGGAPTHLSVHSSQKYVLAANYSSGSVVVLPILAGGKLGAATDLVTHQADSGQAHAHQVVNDPTGRWVLSVDLGADSVYVYALDVATGKLSLHQQLKLPAGAGPRHLAFDKTGAFAYILQELRPEVTVASWDAATGTLKALSVVPAVPPGSTGELYPGEIALSKDGKFAYATVRGPNTLATFAVNGASLKLVSTVPTGGNWPRHVVLDPAENWFYVSNQRSGTVTWLPRDPATGLPGAPAGSLAVGSVNSVYFA; encoded by the coding sequence ATGACCGGACTTTCCCGTCGTACGTTCCTCGGCGCCGCCGCGGGAGCGAGTGCCGCGACCGTTCTCGGCGCGCAGTTCGCTTCCGCGGCCACCACTTCGAAGGGCTGCATCGTCGGGGGAACCGCGTACATCGGCAGTTACACCAGCGGGGCCACCGGGCACGGCCTCGACGTCTCGAGCCGGACGGGCGCCACGCTCGGGCCCGTCCGGACGATCCCCGGGATCACCGACACGTCGTGGTTCGACCGTAGCTCCGACGGCAAGACGCTGTACGTCACCAACGAAGGCGATCCCGCCGGGTACGTCTCGGCGCTGAACGTCGCCGACGCCGCGCACCCGAAGCTGCTCAACAAGGTTTCGTCGAAGGGCGGTGCGCCGACGCACCTGAGCGTGCATTCGAGCCAGAAGTACGTGCTGGCCGCGAACTACAGCTCGGGCAGCGTCGTCGTGCTGCCGATCCTGGCCGGCGGAAAGCTCGGCGCGGCCACGGATCTCGTGACGCACCAAGCCGATTCCGGGCAGGCGCACGCGCACCAGGTCGTCAACGACCCGACCGGCCGCTGGGTGCTGTCGGTCGACCTCGGCGCCGACTCGGTGTACGTCTACGCCCTCGACGTCGCCACCGGGAAGCTTTCCCTGCACCAGCAACTGAAACTGCCCGCCGGCGCCGGACCGCGGCACCTCGCGTTCGACAAGACCGGCGCGTTCGCCTACATCCTGCAGGAGCTGCGGCCGGAGGTGACGGTGGCGAGCTGGGACGCGGCCACCGGCACGCTGAAGGCGCTCTCCGTCGTCCCGGCCGTGCCGCCGGGCAGCACCGGCGAGCTCTACCCCGGTGAGATCGCCCTGTCGAAGGACGGGAAGTTCGCCTACGCCACCGTCCGCGGCCCCAACACCCTCGCGACGTTCGCCGTGAACGGTGCCTCGCTGAAGCTGGTGTCCACCGTGCCGACCGGCGGCAACTGGCCGCGGCACGTGGTCCTCGACCCCGCGGAAAACTGGTTCTACGTCTCGAACCAGCGTTCCGGCACCGTCACCTGGCTGCCCCGCGACCCGGCCACCGGCCTGCCCGGCGCCCCCGCCGGCTCGCTCGCCGTCGGCAGCGTCAACTCCGTTTACTTCGCCTGA
- a CDS encoding GntP family permease: MIHWLQHTTGGLLTLAAVSIAVLLVLIIKLKLEPFIALIVVGLLTALAAGLPVGTIVGSAQKASDSLLEKGFGSILGHITAIIGLGTILGSILERSGGAKVLTGALLRSFGEKRAPLAMGVAGFVFGIPVFFDIGIFVLAPLVYVAAKQGGKSLVLYAMPLLAGLSITHAFLPPHPGPVAAAGLLHVELGWIILMGLACGIPAFLIGGVLYSTWIGKRIVVDVPEDMVFAEEEGEKEQNPPSLGLVAAIIAVPLVLILAGTFGSIWLPKGSALAGVAAFIGTPAVALTVAVLLASWLLGLRRGFTGKDLNELAAKSLRPVAMILLVVGAGAFFGAVLSATGIGKAVADSLHDAGLPVLLAAYVISCGMRIAQGSATVAIVTTSGIIAPTVAQLGYSQIQLALLVMAISAGSIIASHVNDGGFWIVSRYFNLTVPQTLKSWTALETVLSLSGFGASALLMAVV, encoded by the coding sequence ATGATCCACTGGCTGCAACACACCACGGGCGGGCTGCTGACGCTCGCCGCCGTCTCGATCGCCGTCCTGCTGGTGCTGATCATCAAGCTGAAGCTGGAGCCGTTCATCGCGCTGATCGTGGTCGGCCTGCTGACGGCGCTGGCCGCGGGCCTGCCGGTCGGGACGATCGTCGGCTCCGCCCAGAAGGCGTCGGATTCCTTGCTGGAGAAGGGGTTCGGCAGCATCCTCGGGCACATCACGGCGATCATCGGGCTCGGCACGATCCTCGGGTCGATCCTGGAACGCTCGGGTGGCGCGAAGGTGCTCACCGGCGCGCTGCTGCGGTCGTTCGGCGAGAAGCGGGCGCCGCTGGCGATGGGCGTCGCCGGGTTCGTCTTCGGCATCCCGGTGTTCTTCGACATCGGCATCTTCGTGCTGGCGCCGCTCGTCTACGTCGCCGCGAAGCAGGGCGGCAAGTCGCTGGTGCTGTACGCGATGCCGCTGCTGGCCGGCCTGTCGATCACGCACGCCTTCCTGCCGCCGCACCCCGGTCCGGTGGCCGCGGCCGGCCTGCTGCACGTCGAGCTCGGCTGGATCATCCTGATGGGCCTGGCCTGCGGCATCCCCGCGTTCCTGATCGGCGGCGTGCTGTACTCGACGTGGATCGGCAAGCGGATCGTCGTCGACGTCCCCGAGGACATGGTCTTCGCCGAGGAAGAAGGCGAGAAGGAGCAGAACCCGCCGTCGCTGGGCCTGGTCGCCGCGATCATCGCGGTGCCGCTGGTGCTGATCCTGGCCGGCACGTTCGGCAGCATCTGGCTGCCGAAGGGCTCCGCCCTCGCCGGGGTCGCCGCGTTCATCGGCACGCCCGCGGTCGCGCTGACCGTCGCGGTGCTGCTCGCGTCCTGGCTGCTCGGGCTGCGGCGCGGGTTCACCGGCAAGGACCTCAACGAGCTGGCCGCGAAGTCGCTGCGGCCGGTCGCGATGATCCTGCTGGTCGTCGGCGCCGGCGCGTTCTTCGGCGCGGTGCTCTCGGCCACCGGGATCGGCAAGGCCGTGGCCGATTCACTGCACGACGCCGGGCTCCCGGTGCTGCTCGCGGCGTACGTGATCAGCTGCGGCATGCGGATCGCGCAGGGTTCGGCGACGGTCGCCATCGTGACCACCAGCGGGATCATCGCGCCGACCGTGGCACAGCTGGGGTATTCGCAGATCCAGCTGGCGCTGCTCGTCATGGCGATCTCGGCCGGCTCGATCATCGCTTCGCACGTCAACGACGGCGGCTTCTGGATCGTTTCGCGGTACTTCAACCTGACGGTGCCGCAGACGCTGAAGTCCTGGACGGCGCTGGAAACGGTGCTTTCCCTTTCCGGATTCGGCGCTTCGGCATTGCTCATGGCCGTGGTCTAG